CAGCCGCGGCGTGTTCTGTGAGTTTCCCCAGCTCAAGTTCGTCTGCATCGAAGGCGGCATCGGTTGGGCGCCGCACCTGATGTGGCGGCTGGACAAAAACTGGAAGTCCCTCCGCGCCACCACCCCCTGGCTCACCCGGCCGCCGAGCGAATACCTCGTCGAGCACATCCGCTTCACCACGCAGCCGATCGAAGAGCCGGAGAAGAAAGACCACCTGCTGCAGATACTCGACATGGTGCACGCGGAGAAGACTGTCATGTTCTCCAGCGACTACCCGCACTGGGACAACGACTGCCCCGTGCATGGCTTGCCCAAGCTGCCCGAGCCCCTGAAGCAGCGCATCATGTGGCAAAACGCCGCAGAGCTCTACAACCTCAAGCCACGGTGACCCCGCCAACCCCAAACCACTAACCCGAAACCAAGCCATGCCACAAACCACGCAACGTCACACCGTCTGCCGTGCAAGCGAATTGCCGCCAGGCGAGCGAAAGATCGTTGAAATCAACGGCCGATCCATCGGCGTGTTCAACGTGCACGGCAACTACCACGCGCTGCGGAACATCTGCCCGCATCAGATGGCCCCGCTATGCCAGGGCAAAGTCACCGGCACGACATTACCCTCCAAGCCCAACGAATATCAGTGGGACCGCGAAGGCGAAATCGTCCGCTGCCCATGGCACGGCTGGGAGTTTGACATCCTCACCGGCAAGAGCGTGTTCAACCCGCACAAACTGCGCGTGAAAACGTACAAGGTCACCATCGAACAGGACGACGCCCAGGCCCGCAGCGGCGCGTGCCCCGCCAGCGAAAGTGGCGAAGACCCCAGCGTCGAAACCTTCCCCGTCAGCGTCGAAGACGGCCTGGTCGTGCTGCACGTATAAGCTCGACATCAATACGAGCGCGCAAGATAAAGCCCACGGATGGCCATCCGTGGGCTTTGTTCTTTATACGTAAAACCGATCAGCTCATGAGGCCGCGCTTCTCGCGTTCGCGAGCGACCTCGATGCAATACTTGGCCCAGGGCTTGATTTCCAGGCGTGGCTTGCCGATGGGCTGTCCCGAGGCGACACAGACGCCGTAGTAGCCTTCGCTCATGCGCTCGAGGGCGTCGTCGATCTCGTGGAGGATCTTTCGCTCGGTCTCGGCCAGGCCGAGCGCGAACTCCTGCTCGTAGCTGTCCGTGCCGACGTCGGCCATGTGTTCGTAGCTGATGCCGCCGCCGCCGTTGCGGGCGTCGCTTTG
Above is a window of Phycisphaerales bacterium AB-hyl4 DNA encoding:
- a CDS encoding Rieske (2Fe-2S) protein yields the protein MPQTTQRHTVCRASELPPGERKIVEINGRSIGVFNVHGNYHALRNICPHQMAPLCQGKVTGTTLPSKPNEYQWDREGEIVRCPWHGWEFDILTGKSVFNPHKLRVKTYKVTIEQDDAQARSGACPASESGEDPSVETFPVSVEDGLVVLHV